In the genome of Hippoglossus hippoglossus isolate fHipHip1 chromosome 4, fHipHip1.pri, whole genome shotgun sequence, one region contains:
- the mcoln2 gene encoding mucolipin-2 codes for MELLGRYLERSNSVSSVMAQDVVNEEKLRDDLRYYFMSPCEKYRTRRHIPWKLGVQILKIVMITTQLILFGLNNQLVVSYKEENTMALKNLFLKDYTGVDEDDYSVAVYNQHGVYESLYYVLDQYSQLGRLSTGPITYPKDDDGNLLPLVMCKEHYKRGSVEPSDEAYDIDAQLETVCTSHDPKTGNLQTLYNSSFFILDFYRLVDIKITFQLKGINLQTVRSRELPDCYSFYVTITFDNQCHSGKVKIFLDIDTQSCACTDWKISGTAQKNTHYLLIFDGFVILICLTSAVLCSRSIVLAVRLLQRFSRLFHENYNRKVCEDDQTEFLNGWYVLVIVSDLLAIVGTILKMEIQTKSLTSYDVCSIFLGTSTLMVWVSVIRYLGYFQKYNVLILTMKAAFPKVLRFCCCAGMIYLGYTFCGWIVLGPYHEKFEGLSRVAECLFSLVNGDDMFETFAQLKDKNTLVWLFSRAYLYSFISLFIYMVLSLFIALITDAYETIKNYQRDGFPLTDLHKFLREQKDFPVVEESSQADVHIRDSLLCCCQRVPENDDIVLIS; via the exons atgGAACTGTTGGGTCGATATCTGGAGAGGAGCAACTCAGTCAG TTCTGTCATGGCTCAAGATGTCGTGAACGAGGAGAAGCTGAGAGATGACCTGAGGTACTACTTCATGAGCCCGTGTGAGAAGTACAGGACCCGACGACACATTCCCTGGAAACTGGGAGTCCAAATCCTGAAGATTGTCATGATCACAACACAA CTCATCCTGTTCGGCCTCAACAACCAGCTGGTGGTGTCTTATAAGGAGGAGAACACCATGGCCCTGAAAAACCTCTTCCTGAAGGACTACACTGGTGTGGATGAGGACGACTACAGTGTCGCCGTCTACAACCAACATGGTGTCTACGAGAGCCTGTATTATGTCCTGGATCAG TACAGCCAGTTGGGCCGGCTCTCTACGGGTCCCATCACCTACCCCAAGGATGACGACGGCAACCTGCTCCCGCTGGTCATGTGCAAAGAGCACTACAAGAGAGGCAGCGTGGAGCCGTCGGACGAGGCCTACGACATAGACGCGCAGCTGGAGACAG tTTGCACGTCACATGATCCAAAGACTGGAAACCTGCAGACACTCTACAACTCCTCCTTTTTTATTCTGGACTTTTACAG GCTCGTCGACATCAAAATCACCTTCCAGCTGAAGGGCATCAATCTGCAGACAGTGCGTTCACGGGAGTTGCCTGACTGCTACTCCTTCTATGTCACG ATAACATTTGATAACCAGTGTCACAGCGGGAAGGTGAAAATATTCCTGGACATAGACACTCAGAGCTGCGCATGCACGGACTGGAAGATATCAGGAACAG CTCAGAAGAACACACACTACCTCCTGATATTCGACGGCTTTGTCATCCTGATCTGCCTCACGTCGGCCGTGCTGTGCAGCCGCTCCATCGTGCTGGCCGTCAGGTTACTCCAG AGATTCTCCAGATTGTTCCACGAGAACTACAATCGTAAAGTGTGTGAGGACGATCAGACGGAGTTTTTGAACGGCTGGTACGTCCTCGTCATCGTCAGCGACCTCTTGGCCATAGTTGGAACCATATTAAAGATGGAAATACAAACAAAG AGTTTGACCAGTTATGACGTGTGCAGTATCTTCCTGGGAACATCCACCTTAATGGTGTGGGTCAGTGTGATCAGGTACCTGGGATACTTCCAGAAATACAAC gtgctgATTTTAACTATGAAAGCCGCCTTCCCCAAGGTCCTGCGTTTCTGCTGCTGTGCCGGCATGATCTACCTGGGCTACACCTTCTGCGGGTGGATCGTTCTGGGCCCGTACCACGAGAAG TTCGAGGGCCTGAGTCGCGTGGCCGAGTGTCTGTTCTCCCTGGTGAACGGTGACGACATGTTCGAGACCTTCGCCCAGCTGAAGGACAAGAACACGCTGGTGTGGCTCTTCAGTCGGGCGTACCTCTACTCCTTCATCTCCCTGTTCATTTACATGGTGCTGTCGCTCTTCATCGCCCTCATCACGGACGCCTACGAGACCATCAAG AACTACCAGAGGGATGGTTTCCCGTTGACGGACCTGCACAAGTTCCTCAGAGAGCAGAAAGATTTCCCTGTGGTGGAGGAGAGCAGTCAGGCAGATGTTCACATCAGGGACtctttgctctgctgctgccaacG